The following are encoded together in the Parabacteroides chongii genome:
- a CDS encoding SusC/RagA family TonB-linked outer membrane protein — protein sequence MDAQNTIVKIKQNNISVKQLIKEIESQTDYLVVFRNQDVDVDKLISFKKTSAKVADLLEEMCKNANINFVFASNYITLSKKQAEAEQGKKKVEGTVTDVKGDPIIGVNVVEVGTNNGIITDIDGNYSLEVDDNATIQFSFIGYLSQSVAVQGKNVVNIKLQEDMQALDEVVVVGYGTAKKSDLAGSVVRADLGTLQESPSISLGSALQGTVPGLNVGAVTEAGKGPDMSIRGRTSISGGNSPLIVLDGIIFRGNMVDINMNDVESVDVLKDASAAAIYGSEASNGVILITSKTGKVMSKPTIEYSGSFSYQQPTNKDMFPEGRDGFLRKISDRFLEESRTGNDMLTMNPNWDVTKHLMDGNTLAGYNAGTETDWWDLLTNDMPYIQNHNLSVRGKNELSSYYFSMGYTDQQNLIINDTYKRYNVRVNMDTKITNWLKVGVQSFFTVSDYSGVAPTLSTVVNLPPIVAVTDESGEYIKEPYKNTTNPLLQIEQDDVNKRYNLFANFYADVDIPFIKGLNYRMNFSQNLIEGKEYNYNALGQNFTGKASKMNSSQYNWTVDNIVSYKRTFGKHSINATFVYGVEKRQYEDTKAGAANFQNGILGFDKLEAGQADLQTAESGAWQESSLYTMLRAIYSFNDRYIFTGTVRRDGFSGFGKDHKFGVFPSGAFAWRISEEDFFKEKVNWMENLKLRLSYGSNGNRTVGRYQTLAQLGSGAGSIKIGDTSYDAGYLFGDGASAEQMQWITSLANADLKWETTNTFNTGVDFSMLNGRIFGNVDYYVSQTNNLLFNINIPDMNGLSTIPTNIGKLKNHGVEFSVTGVPVQTKDFSWDVTFNFSRNRNKVVSILGLDADGDGKEDDLIANKIFMGKPYGVKYDYNIIGMWQLADKQNGLIPDGFEYGTYKVEDVNNDGKYTADADRKIIGYEDPAYRFSIQNTFRYKNWELKFFINSVQGGKKYYYGQPAKDVPNPDNIYQVNLFNFDYWTPENPNARYRQLGYFSQALGGYAFSPYVQRNFVRLQDVTVSYNVPSAWLNKFNINRLKVYVSGKNLLTLTDWDGWDPETGAGLDSSKYPVMRSYSVGLNLEF from the coding sequence ATGGATGCACAAAATACAATTGTTAAAATCAAACAGAATAATATTTCTGTTAAACAGTTGATAAAAGAGATCGAGTCGCAGACTGACTATTTGGTCGTATTCAGAAATCAGGATGTGGATGTGGATAAGTTGATTTCTTTTAAAAAGACATCAGCCAAAGTTGCTGATCTTTTAGAAGAAATGTGCAAAAATGCAAATATTAATTTTGTATTTGCAAGTAATTACATTACTCTATCGAAAAAGCAAGCTGAAGCGGAACAGGGAAAGAAAAAAGTAGAGGGGACTGTTACTGATGTAAAAGGCGATCCTATTATCGGTGTAAATGTTGTGGAAGTTGGGACAAATAATGGTATTATTACCGATATAGACGGAAATTATTCATTGGAGGTTGATGACAATGCAACCATTCAATTTTCTTTTATAGGTTATTTGAGCCAAAGTGTGGCAGTACAAGGAAAAAATGTCGTAAACATAAAACTTCAGGAAGATATGCAAGCATTGGATGAAGTTGTTGTGGTTGGTTATGGTACTGCTAAGAAAAGTGATTTAGCCGGCTCTGTTGTTCGTGCGGATCTGGGTACTTTACAGGAATCTCCCAGTATCAGTTTGGGTTCCGCCTTACAGGGAACTGTTCCGGGGCTGAATGTGGGTGCGGTCACAGAGGCTGGTAAGGGACCGGATATGTCAATCCGTGGACGTACATCCATCAGCGGAGGAAATTCACCGCTGATTGTTCTGGATGGTATTATATTCCGTGGAAATATGGTCGATATCAATATGAATGATGTGGAATCAGTAGATGTATTGAAAGATGCCAGTGCCGCGGCTATTTACGGTTCCGAAGCCAGTAATGGTGTTATCCTTATTACGTCGAAGACTGGTAAGGTGATGAGTAAACCGACTATCGAATATAGCGGCTCTTTTTCTTACCAGCAACCGACTAATAAGGATATGTTTCCTGAAGGGAGAGACGGTTTCCTTCGTAAGATTAGCGATCGTTTTCTGGAAGAGAGCAGAACCGGTAACGATATGCTGACAATGAATCCGAACTGGGATGTAACGAAACATTTGATGGATGGAAATACATTGGCTGGTTATAATGCCGGAACAGAAACAGACTGGTGGGACTTGCTGACGAATGATATGCCGTATATCCAAAATCATAATTTAAGCGTGAGAGGAAAAAATGAACTGAGCAGCTATTATTTCTCTATGGGATATACGGATCAGCAGAACCTTATTATCAATGATACTTATAAACGTTATAACGTCAGGGTTAATATGGATACCAAAATCACTAATTGGTTGAAGGTGGGGGTACAGTCTTTTTTTACAGTCAGTGATTATTCGGGAGTGGCTCCGACATTATCAACAGTTGTCAATTTGCCTCCGATTGTTGCAGTGACGGATGAAAGCGGGGAATATATTAAAGAACCGTATAAAAATACGACCAATCCGTTGCTTCAGATAGAGCAGGATGATGTAAACAAGCGTTATAACTTATTCGCTAATTTTTATGCGGATGTTGATATTCCTTTTATCAAAGGTTTAAACTACCGTATGAATTTCTCACAGAATTTGATTGAAGGGAAAGAGTATAATTATAATGCACTGGGACAAAACTTTACAGGGAAAGCTTCAAAGATGAATTCCAGTCAATACAACTGGACAGTCGATAATATTGTCTCTTACAAACGTACATTTGGGAAACATTCTATCAATGCGACTTTCGTATATGGTGTTGAAAAGCGACAATATGAAGATACGAAAGCTGGTGCAGCCAATTTCCAGAATGGTATTTTAGGGTTTGACAAGCTCGAAGCTGGACAAGCCGATTTACAAACGGCAGAGTCAGGGGCTTGGCAGGAATCCAGCCTATATACTATGTTGCGTGCTATTTATTCATTTAACGATCGGTATATCTTTACGGGAACAGTGCGTCGGGACGGCTTTTCCGGCTTTGGTAAAGATCATAAATTCGGAGTATTCCCTTCAGGTGCTTTTGCCTGGAGAATCAGCGAAGAAGATTTTTTCAAAGAGAAAGTCAATTGGATGGAGAATCTGAAATTGCGTTTGTCTTATGGTTCAAACGGAAACAGGACTGTTGGACGCTATCAGACATTGGCTCAGCTGGGTTCAGGAGCAGGATCTATTAAAATTGGTGATACTTCTTATGATGCCGGTTATTTGTTTGGTGATGGTGCCAGTGCGGAACAGATGCAGTGGATTACGTCATTAGCTAATGCCGATCTGAAGTGGGAAACAACTAATACATTTAATACCGGAGTGGATTTCAGTATGTTGAACGGACGTATTTTCGGTAATGTTGATTATTATGTGTCGCAAACGAATAATCTGTTGTTTAATATTAATATCCCCGATATGAATGGATTGTCGACTATCCCAACCAATATCGGTAAATTGAAAAATCACGGTGTTGAATTTTCAGTAACAGGTGTGCCCGTACAAACCAAAGATTTTAGTTGGGATGTGACTTTTAATTTTTCACGTAACAGAAATAAAGTAGTAAGTATCCTGGGGCTTGATGCAGATGGTGATGGAAAAGAAGATGACCTGATCGCCAATAAAATATTCATGGGGAAGCCTTATGGAGTAAAATATGATTATAACATCATAGGTATGTGGCAATTAGCAGATAAACAAAATGGTTTGATTCCGGATGGTTTCGAATACGGTACGTATAAAGTGGAAGATGTAAATAACGACGGAAAGTATACAGCGGATGCAGATCGTAAGATCATTGGTTATGAAGATCCGGCTTATCGCTTCAGTATTCAGAATACATTCAGATATAAAAACTGGGAGCTGAAGTTTTTTATCAATTCGGTTCAGGGTGGTAAGAAATATTATTATGGTCAGCCGGCTAAGGATGTTCCTAATCCGGATAATATTTATCAGGTAAACCTATTCAACTTCGATTACTGGACTCCGGAAAATCCGAATGCACGTTATCGTCAGTTAGGTTATTTCTCGCAGGCTTTGGGAGGATATGCATTCTCTCCGTATGTACAGCGTAATTTTGTCCGTTTGCAGGATGTTACGGTTTCTTACAATGTGCCGTCTGCCTGGTTGAATAAATTCAACATAAACCGTTTGAAAGTATATGTATCGGGAAAGAATCTACTGACATTGACAGATTGGGATGGCTGGGATCCGGAAACCGGTGCCGGTTTGGATTCTTCCAAATATCCTGTGATGAGAAGTTATTCTGTTGGTCTTAATCTTGAATTTTAA
- a CDS encoding sulfatase-like hydrolase/transferase — protein sequence MDKLIRNRGLLLSLGSMAVLSGCAQQPQEQKKPNIVFIFADDMGYGDVSAFNENSKIQTTNIDRIANEGVAFTDAHSSSSVSTPSRYSLLTGRYNWRSDLKSGVLMGYNKALIAPDRRTIASVLRDQGYQTACIGKWHLGWDWNNIEAGKDSVDFSKPITNGPTTRGFDYFYGIIASLDMAPYVYVENDMPTALPDRETVNDGMKYWRKGPTASDFDHEQTLPNFINRAVDYIHDKSKDDKPFYLYLPLPAPHTPILPIKEYQGKSGLNPYGDFVLMVDDMVGKVMNALKEAGVDDNTILVFSTDNGCSPQAKFDELQEKGHYPSYIYRGHKADLFDGGHRIPCAVRWPAKIKPHTVNQTVCLTDFFATFATIADYQLKDSEGEDSYNILPLLLNEKEGDVIREATVHHSINGDFTIRKGEWKLLLSPSSGGWSFPKPGTDDEVIKTLPLIQLYNMKTDPAEKNNVYAEHPEVVKELKDLMIKYVKEGRSTPGTPQKNDGPEVWKQLSWMEE from the coding sequence ATGGATAAGTTAATCAGAAATCGTGGATTACTTCTGTCATTGGGAAGTATGGCTGTTTTGAGCGGGTGTGCCCAACAGCCGCAGGAACAGAAAAAACCGAATATTGTATTCATCTTTGCGGATGATATGGGATATGGCGATGTTTCGGCATTCAATGAAAATTCGAAGATACAAACAACGAATATTGACCGCATAGCGAATGAAGGTGTTGCTTTTACGGATGCCCATTCCAGTTCGTCTGTCAGTACGCCTTCCCGGTATAGTTTGTTGACGGGCCGGTATAACTGGCGTTCAGATCTGAAATCCGGCGTTTTGATGGGATATAATAAGGCACTGATCGCTCCTGATCGCCGGACAATCGCTTCTGTCCTGAGAGACCAGGGATATCAGACTGCTTGTATCGGAAAATGGCATTTGGGCTGGGATTGGAATAACATAGAAGCAGGAAAGGATAGTGTGGATTTCAGTAAACCTATTACAAACGGACCGACAACACGTGGCTTTGATTATTTCTATGGAATTATTGCTTCTCTGGATATGGCTCCGTACGTTTATGTAGAAAATGATATGCCGACAGCTTTGCCGGACAGGGAAACTGTAAATGATGGTATGAAGTATTGGCGTAAAGGCCCGACAGCATCGGATTTTGATCATGAACAAACTTTACCCAATTTTATTAATCGGGCCGTAGATTACATTCATGATAAGTCAAAGGATGATAAACCTTTCTATCTGTATCTTCCGTTACCGGCTCCTCATACACCTATCCTGCCTATTAAAGAGTATCAGGGTAAATCCGGTCTGAATCCGTATGGAGATTTTGTCTTGATGGTGGATGATATGGTTGGTAAAGTCATGAATGCATTAAAAGAGGCTGGTGTGGACGATAATACGATCTTGGTATTCAGTACGGATAACGGATGTAGTCCTCAGGCTAAATTCGACGAACTTCAGGAAAAAGGACATTATCCCAGCTACATTTATCGTGGACATAAAGCTGATCTTTTTGACGGTGGTCATCGTATCCCGTGTGCAGTTCGTTGGCCGGCAAAGATTAAACCGCATACCGTTAATCAAACGGTTTGTCTGACTGACTTCTTCGCCACATTCGCCACGATAGCCGATTATCAGCTGAAGGACTCCGAAGGAGAAGACAGTTACAACATTCTCCCTTTGTTGTTGAATGAAAAAGAAGGTGATGTCATTCGTGAAGCCACCGTTCATCATTCGATAAACGGTGATTTTACGATTCGCAAAGGCGAATGGAAACTGTTATTATCACCGAGTTCCGGTGGTTGGAGTTTCCCGAAACCTGGTACGGATGACGAGGTAATCAAAACATTACCATTGATCCAGCTTTACAACATGAAGACCGATCCGGCAGAAAAAAATAATGTATATGCCGAACATCCTGAAGTAGTAAAAGAATTGAAAGACCTGATGATCAAATATGTGAAGGAGGGTCGCAGTACTCCGGGTACTCCGCAGAAGAACGACGGACCGGAAGTCTGGAAGCAGTTGAGTTGGATGGAGGAATAA
- a CDS encoding FecR family protein, giving the protein MDERIYKYFYEELSREERLSLLRDVEVDEALRKDFAELQNMHALMNLGHQLENKVIGKQKYNQFISRKQHGVSQKRWLRWGNYAALIIMLVVSSSLLTYQYMQIKMQQELSPDSMNTLYTPAGQRAQLVLQDGTEVWLNAKSKLIYPSQFTGKERKVVVEGEAFFNVAKDYEKPFIVSSQDVDMKVLGTQFNVYCYPEAGYIQTSLLEGSVRVFFQDKESEGITLKPDQQVTVTGGKMVVEPISLNDHFLWREGIYAFENEPLINILKKMELYYDVKIMVKDTSLFNDTYTGKFRQRDSLDDVFRVLQQIRKFKVEKDKDKNIVTLSK; this is encoded by the coding sequence ATGGACGAACGAATATATAAATATTTTTATGAGGAACTTTCCCGGGAGGAACGTTTATCCTTGTTGCGGGATGTAGAGGTTGATGAAGCTTTGCGAAAGGATTTTGCAGAGTTACAGAATATGCATGCATTGATGAATCTGGGACATCAGTTGGAAAACAAGGTAATCGGTAAGCAAAAGTATAATCAGTTTATTTCGCGTAAGCAGCATGGCGTTTCGCAAAAAAGATGGTTGCGTTGGGGTAACTATGCTGCTCTTATTATTATGTTGGTGGTTTCTTCGAGTCTGTTGACATACCAATATATGCAAATTAAGATGCAGCAGGAATTATCTCCCGATTCAATGAATACTTTGTATACACCTGCCGGGCAGCGGGCACAATTGGTTCTGCAGGATGGGACGGAGGTCTGGTTGAATGCAAAATCCAAATTGATATATCCTTCACAGTTTACAGGTAAAGAAAGAAAGGTAGTAGTGGAGGGGGAAGCTTTTTTTAATGTGGCTAAGGACTATGAAAAACCATTTATCGTTTCATCACAAGATGTGGATATGAAGGTTTTGGGGACACAGTTTAATGTGTACTGTTATCCGGAAGCCGGCTATATTCAGACTAGCTTGCTGGAAGGTTCCGTTCGTGTCTTTTTTCAGGATAAAGAAAGTGAGGGAATCACTTTGAAGCCCGATCAGCAGGTGACAGTCACCGGAGGAAAAATGGTTGTAGAACCGATTTCTTTGAATGATCATTTTTTATGGCGTGAAGGTATTTATGCTTTTGAGAATGAACCTTTGATAAATATACTAAAGAAAATGGAATTGTATTATGATGTAAAGATCATGGTTAAGGATACTTCTTTATTCAATGATACTTATACCGGTAAATTCAGGCAGCGTGACAGTCTTGATGATGTATTCCGGGTGTTACAGCAGATACGAAAATTCAAAGTAGAAAAAGATAAAGATAAAAATATTGTGACCTTGAGTAAATAA
- a CDS encoding RagB/SusD family nutrient uptake outer membrane protein → MKKAKYYLLLILVVVMSGCDDFLEKNPPSKPSENTFWKQKSDLDMALTACYGTMTKFDHGYFSFGMPQWDSFVDNCRSVEEGITFDVFQGNIDPSTAGIIQDVYKGAYVGITRMNLFLYQLDKYENTDLSESERNFSKGQVLFLRAFYYSFLYRCYGDIPLIVEPLDLETQYQPKVEAAKILEQIYTDLNDAINLLPDNTYLELPGRVTKGAALALKTRMMLYDAYNTDGKADVEKMRNALSVAEQIKGYRLCDDFESIFQGSAQETNPEIIFSTKYLAPNNWHKSDLWFGAWLRCAPLTNFVEEFEFKDGTPFSKESDLYNPENPVENRDPRLDMSAFYLQLKIGDVEQPVTGDLPTKYGLKKFVTRDKTQYPIGYNTRSDQDWVHFRYAEVLLAIAEAENEVNGPTQKVYNAINSIRARKGVDMPPLPTGLSQAQMREKIRHERRIELAFEGHRYFDLKRWRIIGEIMNNFDEPTLPLYKSVFEDRFYLWPIPQSEIDKNNGVLVQNPNYK, encoded by the coding sequence ATGAAAAAAGCTAAATATTATTTGCTTCTGATATTGGTAGTTGTAATGAGCGGATGTGATGATTTTTTGGAAAAGAATCCGCCATCCAAACCCTCAGAAAATACTTTCTGGAAACAGAAAAGTGATTTGGATATGGCTTTGACAGCCTGTTATGGCACAATGACTAAGTTTGATCACGGTTATTTTTCATTTGGTATGCCTCAATGGGATAGCTTTGTCGATAACTGTCGTAGTGTGGAGGAAGGAATCACTTTCGATGTTTTCCAGGGAAATATAGACCCGTCGACAGCCGGTATTATTCAGGATGTTTACAAAGGAGCTTATGTCGGAATAACCCGTATGAATTTGTTCCTCTATCAATTGGATAAGTATGAAAATACGGATTTGTCGGAATCGGAAAGGAACTTCAGTAAGGGACAGGTTCTTTTTTTGAGAGCATTCTATTATTCCTTTTTATACAGATGTTATGGTGATATTCCGTTGATCGTGGAACCTTTGGATTTGGAAACACAGTATCAGCCGAAGGTTGAAGCGGCAAAGATTCTGGAGCAGATTTATACGGATTTGAATGATGCAATCAACTTGTTACCAGATAATACCTATCTGGAATTGCCTGGCAGAGTAACCAAAGGGGCTGCTCTTGCACTGAAAACCAGAATGATGCTTTATGATGCCTATAATACGGATGGCAAAGCCGATGTGGAAAAAATGAGGAATGCCTTATCCGTTGCAGAACAGATAAAAGGATATAGATTGTGTGATGATTTCGAAAGTATTTTTCAGGGATCCGCCCAGGAAACAAATCCGGAAATTATTTTCTCAACTAAGTATCTGGCACCTAATAACTGGCATAAAAGTGATTTGTGGTTTGGCGCGTGGCTACGTTGTGCACCTCTGACCAATTTTGTAGAGGAGTTCGAATTTAAGGATGGTACACCTTTCTCTAAAGAAAGTGATCTGTATAATCCGGAGAATCCGGTAGAGAACCGTGATCCCCGACTGGATATGTCCGCTTTTTACCTGCAATTGAAAATAGGTGATGTTGAACAACCTGTTACGGGGGATTTACCAACTAAATATGGTTTGAAGAAGTTTGTGACCCGTGACAAAACTCAATATCCGATCGGATATAATACACGTAGTGATCAGGACTGGGTACATTTCAGATATGCTGAGGTACTGCTGGCTATTGCCGAAGCGGAAAATGAAGTGAACGGTCCTACGCAGAAAGTGTATAATGCTATCAACAGTATACGTGCCCGTAAAGGGGTTGATATGCCTCCGTTGCCTACAGGTTTGAGCCAGGCACAGATGCGTGAAAAGATTCGTCATGAACGGCGTATTGAGTTAGCTTTTGAAGGTCATCGTTATTTTGATTTGAAACGTTGGCGTATTATTGGAGAAATAATGAATAACTTTGACGAACCGACATTGCCGTTGTATAAATCCGTGTTTGAGGATCGTTTCTACTTATGGCCGATACCTCAAAGCGAAATCGACAAGAATAACGGCGTATTGGTTCAGAACCCGAATTACAAATAA
- a CDS encoding RNA polymerase sigma-70 factor: MLTEKRIVPYSFEEIYVSYFSRMKYFALEYVLSEEDAENIVQDVFTELWERKELLTYNINLVAFLFTSIKNRCIDHLRHRTVVQEAVDKIQEEYLMTLRVKLASLELFDQSLFSEQEIERIVTEIIDSLPDKCREIFIKSRVEGKKQKEIAAELNLSLKTVENQMNIAYKKIKAELKDYLPLLLFFLNN, from the coding sequence ATGTTAACAGAAAAACGGATAGTACCTTATAGTTTTGAGGAAATATATGTTTCATATTTCTCCAGGATGAAGTATTTTGCTTTAGAATATGTATTATCTGAAGAGGATGCAGAGAATATTGTACAGGATGTTTTTACCGAACTATGGGAAAGAAAAGAATTACTTACTTATAATATTAATTTAGTCGCATTCCTTTTTACCTCTATAAAAAACAGATGTATAGATCATTTGCGGCACCGTACAGTTGTTCAGGAAGCTGTTGATAAAATACAGGAAGAATACTTGATGACTTTACGGGTTAAGCTTGCTTCTTTGGAATTGTTTGATCAGTCTCTTTTTTCGGAGCAGGAAATAGAGCGAATTGTTACTGAAATAATTGATTCACTGCCGGATAAATGTCGTGAGATATTTATAAAAAGCAGAGTGGAAGGGAAAAAACAGAAAGAGATTGCTGCAGAATTGAATCTGTCGCTTAAAACTGTTGAAAACCAAATGAATATAGCTTATAAAAAGATAAAAGCTGAATTAAAAGATTATTTGCCTCTTCTTTTGTTCTTTTTGAATAATTAA
- a CDS encoding RagB/SusD family nutrient uptake outer membrane protein: MKSLKYSIVFLAACTLFASCDESKFLEEKPLDFYSPENSMETSAHFQSSVNYLYNRVRHLQWGTNTEARFALRYATDFAFNATDYYKAAKLNDYTNVMVPTYSVPLEIWKTCYTIISNANVILNRLTLTEAITDSDKDTFRGEALFFRSYAYKILANLYGGVPLALEEVETPRRDYVRATREEVYDQIRKDLEEAETLLDDIDKVKDGKISKQMVEHLLSEIYISLEQYDQAISAATRVIDYPAMALMTSRFGSRKDEEGDVYWDLFRLNNQNRSSGNTESLWVLQYDYQNPASSTEYNMPWVVLPFYQNIQISEKDASGNEIKTNAFLGVTDGKGGRGVGWMQPTKYFFNDLWKNGSENDMRNSSYNIMRDVRIDNPASPAFGKWLVKDGYSTQVDSIRQWFPFLTKVSRMNNFPEDLYQKDSNGEPIVTEFGEHLLINNANSSYKDEYMYRLAETYLLRAEAYIGKGDKEKAAADVNVVRARAKAEPAKASEMDIDYLLDERMRELYVEEMRMVTLCRMGKLVDRNRKYNPKSGPSISDYHNLWPIPFSEIERNIFAEIKQNPGY, encoded by the coding sequence ATGAAATCATTAAAATATAGTATTGTATTTCTGGCAGCGTGTACACTTTTTGCGTCGTGTGATGAAAGTAAGTTCCTGGAAGAAAAACCTTTGGATTTTTATTCTCCGGAAAACTCGATGGAGACGTCTGCCCATTTTCAGTCATCCGTTAATTATTTGTATAACAGGGTTAGGCATTTACAATGGGGAACTAATACGGAAGCCCGGTTTGCTTTGCGTTATGCTACCGATTTCGCATTTAATGCTACCGATTATTATAAAGCGGCTAAGTTGAATGATTATACGAATGTGATGGTTCCTACTTATTCGGTTCCTTTGGAAATCTGGAAAACTTGTTATACGATTATATCGAATGCAAATGTAATACTGAACCGATTGACATTAACGGAAGCGATTACGGATAGTGATAAGGACACATTCCGTGGAGAAGCTCTATTTTTTAGGTCTTATGCTTATAAAATTCTGGCTAATCTTTATGGGGGCGTACCGTTGGCTTTGGAAGAGGTTGAGACACCTCGCCGTGATTATGTCAGGGCCACTCGTGAAGAAGTCTATGATCAGATCAGAAAAGATCTGGAAGAGGCGGAGACGTTATTAGATGATATCGATAAAGTAAAAGACGGGAAAATAAGTAAGCAAATGGTTGAACATTTGTTATCTGAGATTTATATCAGTCTGGAACAATACGATCAGGCTATCAGTGCGGCGACTCGTGTAATCGATTATCCGGCTATGGCGTTGATGACTTCCCGTTTCGGATCGCGTAAAGATGAAGAAGGGGACGTTTATTGGGACTTGTTTCGGTTGAATAATCAGAATCGTAGTAGCGGAAATACAGAAAGTTTGTGGGTTCTTCAGTACGATTATCAGAACCCCGCTTCTTCCACTGAATATAATATGCCATGGGTTGTTTTACCATTTTACCAGAATATACAGATTTCAGAGAAAGATGCTTCTGGAAATGAAATAAAAACGAATGCCTTTTTAGGGGTGACAGACGGTAAAGGTGGTCGTGGAGTTGGTTGGATGCAACCGACGAAGTATTTCTTCAATGATCTATGGAAAAATGGTTCGGAGAATGATATGCGTAATTCCTCTTATAATATAATGCGCGATGTAAGGATAGATAATCCGGCATCTCCTGCATTCGGTAAATGGTTAGTGAAAGATGGCTATTCGACTCAGGTTGATTCGATTCGTCAGTGGTTCCCATTCTTGACCAAAGTCTCTAGAATGAATAATTTCCCGGAAGATTTATATCAGAAGGATTCAAATGGAGAACCGATTGTAACCGAGTTTGGAGAACATTTGTTGATAAATAATGCGAATAGTTCTTATAAAGATGAATATATGTATCGTTTGGCAGAAACATATCTATTACGTGCTGAAGCATATATTGGAAAAGGTGATAAAGAAAAAGCTGCCGCTGATGTTAATGTAGTACGTGCCAGAGCAAAAGCAGAACCGGCAAAAGCTTCTGAAATGGATATTGATTATTTGTTGGATGAACGTATGAGAGAATTGTACGTGGAAGAAATGCGTATGGTTACTTTATGTCGTATGGGTAAATTAGTGGACAGGAATAGGAAATATAATCCAAAGAGTGGTCCCTCCATTTCTGATTATCATAATCTATGGCCTATACCTTTCTCTGAAATTGAACGGAATATCTTTGCTGAAATCAAGCAAAATCCAGGATATTAA